A DNA window from Thermosynechococcaceae cyanobacterium Okahandja contains the following coding sequences:
- the acpP gene encoding acyl carrier protein: protein MTDSEIFEKVKSIVADQLSVDAEKVVPEASFADDLNADSLDSVELIMALEEAFGVEIPDEEAEKLKTVQDVLDFISSKAAA, encoded by the coding sequence ATGACTGACTCTGAAATTTTCGAAAAAGTAAAATCTATTGTTGCCGATCAACTCAGTGTTGATGCTGAAAAAGTCGTGCCCGAGGCCAGCTTTGCAGACGATTTGAACGCCGACTCCCTTGACTCTGTGGAACTCATCATGGCGTTGGAAGAGGCCTTCGGGGTCGAAATTCCGGACGAAGAAGCGGAAAAACTGAAAACCGTGCAAGATGTCCTAGACTTTATCTCCAGTAAGGCAGCTGCGTAA
- the fabF gene encoding beta-ketoacyl-ACP synthase II produces the protein MTKAHQKRVVVTGMGAITPLGNTLAEYWDGLMAGRNGIDRITLFDASRHDCRIAGEVRGFDPTLYMDRKDAKRMDRFAQFGVAASKQALADAQLTIDESNATDIGIIIGTGVGGLRVMEDQQEVYLTKGPDRCSPFMIPMMIANMAAGLTAIHTGAKGPNSCSVTACAAGSNAIGDALRLIQHGYAKAMICGGTEAAITPLSVAGFAAARALSTRNDDPHHASRPFDKDRDGFVLGEGAGILILEELEFALARGARIYAEMVGYGLTCDAYHMTAPSPGGEGAARAIEGCLKDAGIAPDQVSYINAHGTSTPANDSTETAAIKRALGEENARRVAISSTKSMTGHLLGGSGGIEAIATVMAVAHDRIPPTINLEHPDPACDLDYVPHHSRACPVTVALSNSFGFGGHNVTLAFRKFLPSA, from the coding sequence ATGACGAAGGCTCACCAAAAACGGGTGGTTGTCACCGGCATGGGCGCCATCACCCCCCTTGGCAACACCCTAGCGGAGTATTGGGACGGCCTAATGGCCGGGCGCAATGGCATTGATCGGATTACCCTCTTTGATGCCAGTCGTCATGATTGCCGCATTGCTGGTGAAGTGCGCGGGTTTGACCCCACCCTCTACATGGATCGCAAAGATGCCAAGCGCATGGATCGCTTCGCCCAGTTTGGGGTGGCCGCCAGTAAACAAGCCCTTGCGGATGCTCAACTGACCATTGACGAGAGCAACGCCACCGACATTGGCATCATTATTGGCACGGGAGTGGGGGGTCTGCGGGTGATGGAAGATCAGCAGGAGGTCTATCTCACCAAAGGGCCGGATCGCTGTAGCCCCTTCATGATTCCGATGATGATTGCCAACATGGCCGCGGGGCTAACGGCCATTCACACAGGAGCCAAAGGGCCGAACTCCTGCTCGGTGACCGCCTGTGCCGCTGGCTCTAATGCCATTGGGGATGCCCTGCGCCTGATTCAGCACGGCTACGCCAAGGCCATGATCTGTGGTGGCACCGAAGCTGCCATTACCCCCCTCTCGGTGGCCGGGTTTGCCGCGGCTCGTGCCCTCTCGACCCGCAATGATGACCCCCACCACGCCAGTCGCCCCTTCGATAAAGATCGCGATGGCTTTGTTCTGGGGGAAGGCGCCGGTATCTTAATTTTGGAAGAGCTAGAGTTTGCCCTTGCGCGGGGTGCCCGCATCTATGCAGAAATGGTGGGCTATGGCCTCACCTGCGATGCCTACCACATGACCGCACCCTCGCCGGGGGGGGAAGGGGCGGCGCGCGCCATTGAAGGATGCCTCAAGGATGCCGGCATTGCCCCCGACCAAGTGAGTTACATCAATGCCCACGGCACCAGTACCCCCGCCAATGACAGCACCGAAACCGCCGCGATTAAACGTGCCCTTGGGGAAGAGAATGCGCGCCGTGTGGCCATTAGTTCCACCAAGTCCATGACCGGACATTTACTGGGGGGATCTGGGGGAATCGAGGCGATCGCCACAGTCATGGCCGTTGCCCACGACCGCATCCCCCCTACAATTAACTTGGAGCATCCCGATCCAGCCTGTGATCTGGACTACGTCCCCCACCATAGTCGTGCCTGCCCGGTGACAGTTGCCCTTTCCAACTCCTTTGGCTTTGGCGGTCACAATGTCACCTTGGCGTTCCGTAAATTTTTACCAAGCGCTTAG
- the tkt gene encoding transketolase, with product MPAVTQSLDDLCINAIRFLAIDAVQKANSGHPGLPMGAAPMAYVLWNQFMRYNPKNPQWFNRDRFVLSAGHGCMLQYAMLYLTGYDSVTIEDIKQFRQWGSRTPGHPENFETPGVEVTTGPLGQGICNAVGLAVAEAHLAARFNKPDVKLVDHYTYVILGDGCNMEGISGEACSLAGHWGLGKLIALYDDNHISIDGSTDIAFTEDVCKRFEAYGWHVQHVANGNTDLAAIAQAIEAAKAVTDKPSLIKVTTTIGYGSPNKANTAGVHGAALGPDEVKLTRENLGWNYDPFVVPDEVLAHFRKAIERGAAAEAEWQQTLATYRQQYPTEAAEFERLLRGELPANWDANLPSYTPEDKAVATRKHSELCLNAIAPNLPELIGGSADLTHSNLTELKCSGDFQKGQYQNRNIRFGVREHGMAAICNGIALHNSGLIPYCATFLVFADYLRPALRLSALSQAGVIYVMTHDSIALGEDGPTHQPVETLASLRAIPNLLVIRPADGNETSGAYQVAVQRRKQPTLLALTRQNLPNLAGSSAANVAKGAYTLVECDGTPDLILIGTGSEVSLCVKAAEVLSSSGTKVRVVSMPSWELFAEQSSEYQASVLPAGVKRLAVEAATSFGWCRYADATLSVDRFGASAPGGVLMEKFGFTVDNVVAKAKALLA from the coding sequence ATGCCTGCGGTAACTCAATCCCTTGACGACCTCTGCATTAACGCGATTCGCTTCTTGGCAATCGATGCGGTGCAAAAAGCCAACTCTGGCCACCCGGGTTTACCCATGGGAGCCGCTCCAATGGCCTACGTCCTCTGGAACCAATTTATGCGGTACAACCCCAAAAATCCGCAGTGGTTCAACCGCGATCGCTTCGTCCTCTCCGCCGGTCACGGCTGCATGTTGCAGTACGCCATGCTCTACCTCACCGGCTACGATAGCGTGACCATTGAGGATATTAAACAGTTTCGCCAATGGGGGTCGCGCACCCCAGGTCACCCCGAAAATTTTGAAACCCCGGGGGTTGAAGTCACCACTGGCCCCCTAGGGCAGGGGATTTGTAATGCGGTGGGGCTAGCCGTGGCAGAAGCCCATTTGGCGGCTCGCTTTAACAAGCCCGATGTCAAACTGGTGGATCACTACACCTACGTCATCCTTGGGGATGGCTGCAACATGGAGGGGATTTCCGGTGAAGCCTGCTCTTTGGCCGGGCACTGGGGCTTAGGCAAACTCATTGCCCTCTACGATGACAACCATATTTCCATTGATGGCTCCACCGATATTGCCTTTACCGAAGATGTGTGCAAACGCTTTGAGGCCTACGGCTGGCACGTGCAGCACGTGGCCAATGGCAATACCGACTTGGCGGCGATCGCCCAGGCCATTGAAGCGGCAAAAGCGGTAACCGACAAACCCTCCCTCATTAAAGTGACCACCACCATTGGCTATGGCTCCCCCAACAAAGCCAATACCGCCGGTGTGCACGGGGCGGCGCTTGGGCCAGACGAAGTCAAACTAACGCGCGAGAATTTGGGTTGGAACTATGACCCCTTTGTGGTGCCCGATGAGGTGCTTGCGCACTTCCGCAAAGCCATTGAGCGGGGAGCCGCCGCCGAAGCCGAGTGGCAGCAAACCCTAGCCACCTACCGCCAACAGTACCCCACAGAAGCGGCGGAATTTGAACGGCTACTGCGGGGTGAGTTACCCGCCAACTGGGATGCCAACTTGCCCAGTTATACCCCAGAAGACAAGGCGGTGGCCACCCGTAAGCACTCCGAACTTTGCCTGAACGCGATCGCCCCCAATCTGCCAGAACTCATTGGTGGCTCAGCGGATCTCACCCACTCCAACCTCACGGAACTCAAGTGCTCCGGTGACTTCCAAAAAGGGCAGTACCAGAATCGGAATATCCGCTTTGGCGTACGCGAGCACGGCATGGCCGCCATCTGTAACGGCATTGCTCTGCACAACTCTGGCCTGATTCCCTACTGTGCCACTTTCCTTGTCTTTGCCGACTACCTGCGACCGGCACTGCGCCTCTCGGCCCTCTCCCAAGCAGGGGTCATCTACGTCATGACCCACGACTCCATTGCCCTTGGCGAAGATGGCCCGACCCACCAACCGGTGGAAACCCTTGCCTCCCTGCGCGCCATTCCCAACCTACTGGTCATTCGTCCCGCAGACGGGAACGAAACCTCCGGCGCGTACCAAGTGGCGGTACAGCGGCGTAAGCAGCCAACGCTACTCGCCTTGACGCGGCAAAATTTGCCCAACTTGGCCGGTAGCTCCGCCGCCAACGTGGCCAAGGGTGCCTACACCCTCGTTGAGTGCGACGGCACACCCGATCTCATTTTGATTGGTACCGGCTCAGAAGTCTCCCTGTGCGTGAAGGCAGCAGAGGTGCTCAGCAGCAGTGGCACCAAGGTACGCGTTGTCTCGATGCCCTCCTGGGAACTCTTTGCCGAGCAATCTAGCGAGTACCAAGCCAGCGTGCTGCCAGCGGGGGTAAAACGCCTCGCGGTGGAAGCGGCCACAAGCTTTGGCTGGTGTCGTTATGCGGATGCCACCCTAAGTGTGGATCGGTTTGGGGCCTCGGCACCCGGCGGCGTGCTGATGGAAAAATTTGGCTTTACGGTGGATAACGTTGTAGCTAAAGCGAAGGCACTGCTGGCCTAG